The genomic DNA CGCCAAGCTCGGGTGAAGGAATCTCCTACGCGCTGAACACCGGCCAACTTGCAGGTCAAGCAATCGCGGATGGCACGGGCCGCAACGCCCTGTCGCGCTACCGGTCGTCTGCCGACGACATCTCGCGCAACATCGCTCGCAAGCTGCGCTGGCTGCCGTTCATGGAGTCACGCGCTGGCAAGTACTTGGCGGGCTTCGTACCGACGCCGATCGTCAGCCGCATCACCAAGGGCCTCTGAGCGCGTCTGCGCTGTCGGTCGCGGAAACACAGTGGCGCGGCCTAGCCGACGCGCTTATTCAGGTGCATCTTGCTTGGCGTCGCGTCGTACTGCCCCTGATACTTGCTGCCGAGTTCCGGGTGCCCATAGGGCCGGTCGACAGGCGTGGTCATCTGAGAGAACGATATCTGGCCGATCTTCATCCCAGGCGTGAGCACGATCGGCAGGTTGGCGACGTTCGAGAGCTCGAGCGTGAGCCTCCCCTGCCAGCCAGGATCGACGTATCCAGCCGTGGAGTGAATGAGGAGCCCCAGTCGTCCGAGAGAGCTCTTGCCCTCCAGCCGCCCTACGACGTCGTCGGGTAGCCCGATGAGCTCGTTGGTCGTTCCGAGCGCAAACTCACCAGGATGCAGCACGAACGGCTCCTCGACCGACGCTGACACCCGCTCCATGAGCCCGACCTGCTCGCGCGCCGGGTCGATGTAGGGGTAGCGTGAGTTGCGAAACACCTGGAAGTCGTCGCCCAGATGCAGGTCGACGCTTGACGGCTGGATGTCGTCGCCGTCGAGCGGGTCGACCACGATCCTCCCCGCCGATATCTCCAGTCGGATGGTTCTATCGCTGAGTACCATCTGCGCTTCCTCCCCTAAGTCACGTGGCCCGCCCGGGGATTCCCCGAGCGGGCCACGGTTCTACCTCCAACAACGAGCGCGTCTTCGCGTTCTAGGCGCACTTGCTGTAGCCGCACGAGCGGCAGACTGCGCAGCCGCTTTCGTGCTCAAGCGAACCGCCACACTCCGGGCACGCGCCCGAATGGTTGTCGAGGTTGTCGACGTGCTTGCTTACCGCAGCGACGGCCACGCCCGTCTCGGCGAACGACTCCTGGTGCTCGAGGACGATACCCACTGCGTCGGCACACGAGAGCACTTTGCCGCCCTCCGCCCAGCACGGTGAGGGGCAGCGGATGCCGCGCAGGTGCTTGGTGATTGCAGCCGGATCAACGCCGGCGCGCAGGGCGACCGACACCATCCGTGAGAGCGCCTCAGACTGCGAAGCCGCGCAACCGCCAGACTTTCCCATCTGCGTGAAGACCTCGCACATGCCGTACTCGTCCCAGTTCACCGTGACGTACAGCGAGCCACAACCGGTCTGTATCTTCTCGGTGCGGCCTTGGGTAATCGACGGACGAGGGCGCGGCTCGATCTCGCCAGCGCGAGCAAATGTCTCCTCAACAGCACCGGCCGAACTCGACTTGCCGCTCTTGCCGGTAGTCAGGACCTGGTTGTCCTTGCTGCCATCACGATAGATCGTGACGCCCTTGACGCCCGACTCGTAGGCCATGTCGTAGACTGCGCGCACGTCTTCAGAGGTTGCCGAGTTGTCGAAGTTGACCGTCTTGGATACGGCATTGTCGGTGTGCTTCTGGAACGCAGCCTGCATCCGAATGTGCCAGATAGGTGCGATGTCGTGTGCCGTCACGAACGCAGCCTGCACGTCGGCAGGAACCTCATCGATGCCATGGACCGACCCGTGGTCGGCTATGAGCTGCATTAGCTCGCGGCTATAGAAGCCGCGCTTGACGGCAATCTCCTCGAAGAGAGGATTGACCTCGACGAGGCGATCGTTGTCCATCACAGTGCGCACGTAGGAGACGGCGAACAGTGGCTCAACGCCGGAAGAGCAGTTCGCGATGATCGACAGCGTGCCAGTCGGGGCAATCGTGGTGACCGTCGCGTTGCGAATCTCGCCGCCTTCCGGCGTGTCATAGATCGAACCCTTGAAGTTCGGGAATGCACCGCGGGTCTCGGCGAGCTTGCGGGACGCCGATTTGCCCTCGGCATCGATGAAGCCCATGACCTTCTCGCCCAGCGCCACGCCTTCCTCGGTGTCGTAGCCGATGCCCATCTTGATGAGCATGTCGGCCCAGCCCATCACGCCGAGACCGATTTTGCGGTTGCCCGCAACCAACTCGGCGATCTGCGGGAGGGGGTAGTTGTTGACCTGAATGACGTCGTCGAGAAAGCGCACGCCACGATGGACGATGTCGGCGAGACGATCCCAGTCGACTTCGGGCCCGTTCTCGGTCGGCTTCACGAGGCGGGAGAGGTTGATCGATCCAAGGTTGCAGGCCTCGTACGGAAGAAGAGGCTGCTCGCCGCAGGGGTTGGTCGACTCGATCTCCCCCAACAGCGGCGTGGGGTTATCGCGGTTCATGCGATCGATGAATATGATGCCGGGGTCACCGGTCGCCCAGGCCATCTCGACGATGAGGTCGTAGACCTCACGGGCGTCCAACTCGCCGACAACGGCCTTGTCACGCGGGTTGATGAGGTCGTAGGCGGTGCCCGCCTTGACGGCCTCCATGAACTTCTCGGTCAGCGCGACAGAGATGTTGAAGTTCGCGAAGTCGCCGTCGGCCTTGCACCTGATGAAGTGCAGGATATCCGGGTGGTCGATGCGCAGCACGCCCATGTTGGCGCCGCGGCGTGTGCCGCCCTGCTTGACCGCCTCGGTGGCCTGGTTGAAGACACGCATGAACGAGACCGGGCCGCTCGAGACGCCCTGCGTCGAGCGGACCTGATCTCCACCTGGGCGTAGACGCGAGAAGCTGAATCCCGTTCCGCCGCCGGACTTGTGAATCAGCGCCGTATCGCGCACGGCACCGAAGATCGACTCCATCGAGTCTTCCACTGGCAGAACGAAGCACGCCGAGAGCTGCTGGAGCTCGCGCCCAGCATTCATCAGCGTCGGGGAGTTCGGCAAGAACTCCAGCGAAGTCATGAGGTCGTAGAAATCGCGGGCCGTCTCCGCCACCTGCGCGTCGGTGGCTCCCCAGGCGCTCTCGGCCGCCGCGATGTTCTCGGCAACGCGGACAAACATGTCCGATGGGTTCTCGAGCGGATTGCCCGACTCGTCCTTCAGCAAGTAGCGCTTCTGCAGCACCTTGATTGCATTGGGGCTCAGAATGTCATCGATGGCGCGCGAATAACCAGTCGCGCCGGTGGCTTCCGCCATTTGGTTCCCCTCTCCCTCGCCGAGCAGCCCTTGCAGGACGCACCAGTCCCGAGCCGCGCGGCGCTCGCATACACAACATATAGGTGCTCGGCTATCGTACGAGCGTACATCTAGTGCGTCAACGCGTAGATGACGAGCGGCGGCCAACTTGCGCCATACGGCTTGTGACGTAGCTCACACCCCAGAACTAGCCGCCCGGCGAACGGTGCGCTGGGCGCCAAGTCGACAGATCTCTGCAGGAAAGCGCAAAGCGCCACGTCAGGCTTGAGGGCCGGACGCGGCGCTTGGGTTAGCTGCGAGAAGCGCGCTAGACGGGCTCGACTCTTGTGACCTCGGGGAGGTTCTCCTTCAGCACGCGCTCGACACCGTTGGCCAGCGTCAGCTGAGACATCGGGCAGCCTCGGCATGCGCCCTGAAGCGCGACCTTGACGACGCCATCTTCGGTCACGTCAACGAGCTCGACATCTCCGCCGTCGGCCTGCAAGGCCGGACGAATCTTATCGAGAACCGTCTGTACAGTTGCCTTGTCCATCATCGGGACCCTCCTCATG from Coriobacteriia bacterium includes the following:
- the dcd gene encoding dCTP deaminase gives rise to the protein MVLSDRTIRLEISAGRIVVDPLDGDDIQPSSVDLHLGDDFQVFRNSRYPYIDPAREQVGLMERVSASVEEPFVLHPGEFALGTTNELIGLPDDVVGRLEGKSSLGRLGLLIHSTAGYVDPGWQGRLTLELSNVANLPIVLTPGMKIGQISFSQMTTPVDRPYGHPELGSKYQGQYDATPSKMHLNKRVG
- a CDS encoding vitamin B12-dependent ribonucleotide reductase → MAEATGATGYSRAIDDILSPNAIKVLQKRYLLKDESGNPLENPSDMFVRVAENIAAAESAWGATDAQVAETARDFYDLMTSLEFLPNSPTLMNAGRELQQLSACFVLPVEDSMESIFGAVRDTALIHKSGGGTGFSFSRLRPGGDQVRSTQGVSSGPVSFMRVFNQATEAVKQGGTRRGANMGVLRIDHPDILHFIRCKADGDFANFNISVALTEKFMEAVKAGTAYDLINPRDKAVVGELDAREVYDLIVEMAWATGDPGIIFIDRMNRDNPTPLLGEIESTNPCGEQPLLPYEACNLGSINLSRLVKPTENGPEVDWDRLADIVHRGVRFLDDVIQVNNYPLPQIAELVAGNRKIGLGVMGWADMLIKMGIGYDTEEGVALGEKVMGFIDAEGKSASRKLAETRGAFPNFKGSIYDTPEGGEIRNATVTTIAPTGTLSIIANCSSGVEPLFAVSYVRTVMDNDRLVEVNPLFEEIAVKRGFYSRELMQLIADHGSVHGIDEVPADVQAAFVTAHDIAPIWHIRMQAAFQKHTDNAVSKTVNFDNSATSEDVRAVYDMAYESGVKGVTIYRDGSKDNQVLTTGKSGKSSSAGAVEETFARAGEIEPRPRPSITQGRTEKIQTGCGSLYVTVNWDEYGMCEVFTQMGKSGGCAASQSEALSRMVSVALRAGVDPAAITKHLRGIRCPSPCWAEGGKVLSCADAVGIVLEHQESFAETGVAVAAVSKHVDNLDNHSGACPECGGSLEHESGCAVCRSCGYSKCA
- a CDS encoding NifU family protein — protein: MMDKATVQTVLDKIRPALQADGGDVELVDVTEDGVVKVALQGACRGCPMSQLTLANGVERVLKENLPEVTRVEPV